The proteins below are encoded in one region of Homo sapiens chromosome 2, GRCh38.p14 Primary Assembly:
- the HOXD4 gene encoding homeobox protein Hox-D4, which yields MVMSSYMVNSKYVDPKFPPCEEYLQGGYLGEQGADYYGGGAQGADFQPPGLYPRPDFGEQPFGGSGPGPGSALPARGHGQEPGGPGGHYAAPGEPCPAPPAPPPAPLPGARAYSQSDPKQPPSGTALKQPAVVYPWMKKVHVNSVNPNYTGGEPKRSRTAYTRQQVLELEKEFHFNRYLTRRRRIEIAHTLCLSERQIKIWFQNRRMKWKKDHKLPNTKGRSSSSSSSSSCSSSVAPSQHLQPMAKDHHTDLTTL from the exons ATGGTCATGAGTTCGTATATGGTGAACTCCAAGTATGTGGACCCCAAGTTCCCTCCGTGCGAGGAGTATTTGCAGGGCGGCTACCTAGGCGAGCAGGGCGCCGACTACTACGGCGGCGGCGCGCAGGGCGCAGACTTCCAGCCCCCGGGGCTCTACCCACGGCCCGACTTCGGTGAGCAGCCTTTCGGAGGCAGCGGCCCCGGGCCTGGCTCGGCGCTGCCTGCGCGGGGTCACGGACAAGAGCCAGGCGGCCCCGGCGGTCACTACGCCGCTCCAGGAGAGCCTTGCCCAGCTCCCCCGGCGCCTCCGCCGGCGCCCCTGCCTGGCGCCCGGGCCTACAGTCAGTCCGACCCCAAGCAGCCGCCCTCCGGGACGGCACTCAAGCAGCCGGCCGTGGTCTACCCCTGGATGAAGAAGGTGCACGTGAATTCGG TGAACCCCAACTACACCGGTGGGGAACCCAAGCGGTCCCGAACGGCCTACACCCGGCAGCAAGTCCTAGAACTGgaaaaagaatttcattttaacaGGTATCTGACAAGGCGCCGTCGGATTGAAATCGCTCACACCCTGTGTCTGTCGGAGCGCCAGATCAAGATCTGGTTCCAGAACCGGAGGATGAAGTGGAAAAAAGATCATAAGCTGCCCAACACTAAAGGCAGGTCATcgtcctcatcttcctcctcatctTGCTCCTCCTCAGTCGCCCCCAGCCAGCATTTACAGCCGATGGCCAAAGACCACCACACGGACCTGACGACCTTATAG
- the HOXD3 gene encoding homeobox protein Hox-D3 isoform X1, translated as MLFEQGQQALELPECTMQKAAYYENPGLFGGYGYSKTTDTYGYSTPHQPYPPPAAASSLDTDYPGSACSIQSSAPLRAPAHKGAELNGSCMRPGTGNSQGGGGGSQPPGLNSEQQPPQPPPPPPTLPPSSPTNPGGGVPAKKPKGGPNASSSSATISKQIFPWMKESRQNSKQKNSCATAGESCEDKSPPGPASKRVRTAYTSAQLVELEKEFHFNRYLCRPRRVEMANLLNLTERQIKIWFQNRRMKYKKDQKAKGILHSPASQSPERSPPLGGAAGHVAYSGQLPPVPGLAYDAPSPPAFAKSQPNMYGLAAYTAPLSSCLPQQKRYAAPEFEPHPMASNGGGFASANLQGSPVYVGGNFVESMAPASGPVFNLGHLSHPSSASVDYSCAAQIPGNHHHGPCDPHPTYTDLSAHHSSQGRLPEAPKLTHL; from the exons ATGTTATTTGAGCAGGGTCAGCAGGCCCTGGAGCTTCCTGAGTGCACAATGCAGAAGGCTGCTTACTATGAAAACCCAGGACTGTTTGGAGGCTATGGCTACAGCAAAACTACGGACACTTACGGCTACAGCACCCCCCACCAGCCCTACCCACCCCCTGCTGCTGCCAGCTCCCTGGACACTGACTATCCAGGTTCTGCCTGCTCCATCCAGAGCTCTGCCCCTCTGAGAGCCCCAGCCCACAAAGGAGCTGAACTCAATGGCAGCTGCATGCGGCCGGGCACTGGGAACAgccagggtgggggtggtggcagcCAGCCTCCTGGTCTGAACTCAGAGCAGCAGCCACCACAACCCCCTCCTCCACCACCGACCCTGCCCCCATCTTCACCCACCAATCCTGGAGGTGGAGTGCCTGCCAAGAAGCCCAAAGGTGGGCCCAATGCTTCTAGCTCCTCAGCCACCATCAGCAAGCAGATCTTCCCCTGGATGAAAGAGTCTCGACAGAACTCCAAGCAGAAGAACAGCTGTGCCACTGCAG gAGAGAGCTGCGAGGACAAGAGCCCGCCAGGCCCAGCATCCAAGCGGGTACGCACGGCATACACGAGCGCGCAGCTGGTGGAATTGGAAAAGGAATTCCACTTCAACCGCTACTTGTGCCGGCCGCGCCGCGTGGAGATGGCCAACCTGCTGAATCTCACGGAACGCCAGATCAAGATCTGGTTCCAGAACCGGCGCATGAAGTACAAGAAGGACCAGAAGGCCAAGGGCATCCTGCACTCGCCGGCTAGCCAGTCCCCTGAGCGCAGCCCACCGCTCGGCGGCGCCGCTGGCCACGTGGCCTACTCCGGCCAGCTGCCGCCAGTGCCCGGCCTGGCCTACGACGCGCCCTCGCCGCCTGCTTTCGCCAAATCACAGCCCAATATGTACGGCCTGGCCGCCTACACGGCGCCACTCAGCAGCTGCCTGCCACAACAGAAGCGCTACGCAGCGCCGGAGTTCGAGCCCCATCCCATGGCGAGCAACGGCGGCGGCTTCGCCAGCGCCAACTTGCAGGGCAGCCCGGTGTACGTGGGCGGCAACTTCGTCGAGTCCATGGCGCCCGCGTCCGGGCCTGTCTTCAACCTGGGCCACCTCTCGCACCCGTCGTCGGCCAGCGTGGACTACAGTTGCGCCGCGCAGATTccaggcaaccaccaccatggACCTTGCGACCCTCATCCCACCTACACAGATCTCTCGGCCCACCACTCGTCTCAGGGACGACTGCCGGAGGCTCCCAAACTGACGCATCTGTAG